One Pyrofollis japonicus DNA window includes the following coding sequences:
- a CDS encoding cytochrome c biogenesis protein: METRRLVYLLALVLIADAITTVLAVLRAPYPAFVTLGSPAAYLNIYIHVPVAINSYVLYTGAFIAAILFLMRRREVYDHYVYAFIVVASMYAAYTLISGSLWAIESWGAAWNWDPRETGVLLLFIAYLVYFALRASISDPDRAPVVSATYAIAAYSMVPISYAAPRIAASSLHPTKALLQGFMEQPEVRAYFYTKLLLVLLIGLLATKLYVERNKLGLTERRVLKISAVIAAILMIGVAAYLAAEYSGGTVTRVYAVFGAPDNATLLVRLGGKYANISISEDLSSYIVDGKIALGGHVVKLLGLSDNHAEKVKILVPGCVIANLVLYSLLISGLAYTVLRRKQVEG, encoded by the coding sequence ATGGAGACCCGGAGGCTCGTGTACCTGCTCGCGCTAGTACTCATAGCTGATGCAATTACCACTGTGCTCGCTGTTTTACGCGCGCCCTATCCTGCGTTTGTCACGCTCGGTAGCCCAGCAGCATATCTCAACATTTATATCCATGTACCAGTTGCAATCAACAGCTATGTTCTCTACACTGGCGCCTTCATCGCAGCCATACTGTTCTTAATGAGGCGAAGAGAGGTCTACGACCACTACGTTTACGCATTTATAGTAGTAGCGTCGATGTATGCAGCGTACACACTCATCTCTGGAAGCCTATGGGCGATAGAATCGTGGGGTGCTGCATGGAACTGGGATCCCAGAGAGACAGGTGTCCTGCTACTCTTTATTGCGTATCTTGTCTATTTCGCCCTCCGAGCGAGCATTAGTGATCCAGACCGCGCCCCTGTCGTATCAGCGACCTATGCTATAGCAGCCTACTCCATGGTTCCGATAAGCTATGCTGCCCCCAGAATAGCCGCATCGAGTCTACACCCTACAAAGGCGCTACTGCAAGGATTCATGGAGCAGCCAGAGGTTCGAGCATACTTCTATACCAAACTACTCCTAGTCCTACTCATCGGCCTCCTCGCCACTAAGCTCTACGTTGAGAGAAATAAGCTTGGGCTAACTGAGAGACGAGTCCTGAAGATAAGCGCTGTTATCGCGGCAATACTTATGATAGGCGTTGCAGCGTATCTCGCAGCAGAATACAGCGGTGGCACTGTTACCCGTGTATACGCGGTCTTCGGCGCACCAGATAACGCGACCCTCCTAGTAAGACTTGGAGGCAAGTACGCTAATATATCGATCTCCGAGGATCTTTCCAGCTATATTGTAGACGGTAAAATAGCGCTAGGGGGACACGTAGTAAAACTACTCGGCCTCAGCGATAACCATGCCGAGAAAGTAAAGATACTCGTGCCGGGCTGCGTCATAGCAAATCTCGTGCTCTACTCCCTACTTATTTCGGGGCTAGCTTATACAGTACTGCGGAGAAAACAAGTAGAGGGGTAA
- a CDS encoding ATP-binding cassette domain-containing protein, with translation MSEKLVEVRGLWKAYRPKMWVLQGIDFDVGKGEFVVIVGPNGSGKTTFLKILAGLLRPTRGTVRICGYEPWSLRAKRCRGVVMHWSFLYDELTVRENLSFYSSLAGLEGYNAARDPVARRLGLHERLGQLAAWLSFGWRKRTDIARAMLGNPPLLLLDEPLTGLDRSAGSVLISILREYVGLGGSIVAATPKGEEELIAAASKVYEIVDGRLVEAKG, from the coding sequence ATGAGTGAGAAGCTGGTAGAGGTTCGGGGGCTCTGGAAGGCATATAGGCCGAAGATGTGGGTGCTACAAGGCATAGACTTCGATGTGGGCAAGGGCGAATTCGTAGTAATAGTTGGCCCTAATGGTAGTGGCAAGACGACGTTTTTGAAGATATTAGCAGGGCTTCTTCGCCCCACCCGGGGCACCGTAAGAATTTGCGGATATGAGCCCTGGAGCCTTAGGGCTAAGAGGTGTAGAGGAGTAGTAATGCACTGGAGCTTTCTCTACGACGAGCTCACCGTCCGCGAGAATCTAAGCTTTTATTCCTCGCTCGCCGGGCTGGAAGGATACAATGCCGCTCGTGATCCAGTGGCTAGGAGGCTCGGGCTCCACGAGAGACTAGGGCAGCTGGCTGCGTGGCTAAGTTTTGGGTGGCGAAAGAGGACAGATATAGCGAGAGCTATGCTAGGTAATCCGCCGCTACTCTTGCTCGACGAACCATTGACGGGTCTTGATCGCTCTGCTGGCTCAGTGCTCATCAGTATTCTGCGCGAGTACGTTGGTCTAGGCGGAAGCATTGTGGCAGCTACTCCTAAGGGCGAGGAAGAGCTAATAGCGGCCGCCAGCAAGGTTTACGAGATAGTTGACGGGCGCCTTGTTGAGGCCAAGGGCTAG
- the ccsA gene encoding cytochrome c biogenesis protein CcsA translates to MSFHIGPLHYTGILPLIAVLVLLYAIYESIVRGRDAAKYLRIGFLLVAIGWLIYWIPFVTLDFTLHEVFWNTSPGLPTWMRFAAAWAGGGGSLFLFALIASLGGLYLLRSETSRWLQAALASITVIGLAAAFLNDAFTVLPQKPVSGAGLNPLLKSPWLYPHPLSTFSGYALLAVASAALLAGMRRKGYILFEIGWALLTLGILLGGYWSYETFGWGGYWAWDPVETSELMVWLAATILPHLLVVAPSLAPASEALLASSVFLAMYVTRTGLSPLHSFAAPSLGALILLATAYAWLVLAGLALYKKVEDGWRELVRSVRSLEIYRVGLLVAAISLIIASLFVYSTLLVPASMTVAGKSASVPQMSAGIKFFHPVLYPLLIVMLAAIPAAFLGQWLGWRGYFALLVTVGATAAVLGAAGYTDKIDIAPLSPDATNAMMLFGLPWAGTAAAATITYIVIRAKKGLLILLRDRFSGLSLLHLGLAITVIGVLLSGTYAFNESYMKEYHIKPGDTIVLPGGFKLSFEGFSFGISDSKVDIYTRYVNHTASYYYGQVALFTLAQDFARLIQEYENGKKMYETNTTAKTLLKLALRGTIPAPGTFVARGRATVKYINFATNTTLVIAQNEPVEIELTNITLRPMLNQDNGSFYLFMPIQAAELKAVFERNVSNFLPAVLGVHDLLAFSFTEPLRISIGNITLIISNATILSEQLLTGGKGEPLHTYNNTIGGKMAILDTQSGTLEVNGTKIASIPAEIPSGVITYYIAESTPSYKKVIDAIKETGLYDLLKEPENVLKLAFSPDCLKTIHSGASFAANGCEAYVKAPKLVPETAWLDVVFKISRGGSEKLVKERIRFEAYGEIQGIHGLVPKVIHPGEGIDEVYIVLEPPMINSFLYGSQIAYHELLIYYLHEAFKNLTPPERLALAAVMIGGYQSDLLGNLGNPQQAQSMLEGSLVDVYLLASKYDPRNSTILRDGLTVKVKIVPGARLVWLGPVLMAISALYLAGMALALRRGGR, encoded by the coding sequence GTGAGCTTCCATATAGGCCCGTTACACTATACCGGCATACTCCCATTGATAGCTGTGCTCGTACTCCTATACGCCATCTATGAGTCCATTGTCCGCGGCAGAGATGCGGCCAAGTACCTACGTATCGGTTTTCTATTAGTTGCTATAGGCTGGCTCATATACTGGATACCCTTCGTCACCCTCGACTTCACGCTGCACGAGGTATTCTGGAACACTAGCCCAGGCCTACCCACCTGGATGAGGTTTGCAGCCGCCTGGGCTGGCGGCGGTGGGAGCCTCTTCCTATTCGCACTGATAGCTAGCCTCGGCGGCCTCTACTTGTTGAGGAGCGAGACGTCTCGCTGGCTACAAGCCGCGCTTGCATCGATAACAGTAATAGGTCTCGCAGCCGCGTTCCTCAACGACGCGTTCACTGTCCTACCACAGAAGCCTGTCAGTGGCGCCGGCCTCAACCCGCTACTCAAGAGCCCGTGGCTCTACCCCCACCCCTTGTCAACGTTCAGCGGCTACGCCTTGCTAGCAGTGGCCTCTGCTGCGCTGCTCGCCGGTATGCGTAGGAAGGGCTACATATTGTTCGAGATAGGGTGGGCACTGCTGACTCTGGGAATTCTACTAGGCGGATACTGGAGCTACGAGACATTCGGCTGGGGAGGATACTGGGCCTGGGACCCTGTCGAGACCAGCGAGCTAATGGTCTGGCTCGCTGCGACGATACTGCCGCACCTACTCGTTGTTGCTCCTAGCCTTGCCCCGGCCTCCGAGGCCTTACTAGCCTCCTCGGTATTCCTGGCAATGTACGTGACGCGTACTGGCTTGAGCCCTCTACACAGCTTCGCGGCGCCAAGCCTCGGCGCACTAATACTGCTAGCAACCGCCTATGCATGGCTCGTACTAGCCGGTCTCGCGCTATACAAGAAGGTTGAGGATGGATGGAGAGAGCTTGTCCGTAGCGTGAGGAGCCTCGAAATCTATCGCGTAGGGTTATTAGTGGCCGCGATCTCGCTGATAATTGCCAGCCTCTTTGTCTACAGTACCCTACTAGTACCAGCATCCATGACTGTTGCCGGAAAGAGTGCAAGCGTGCCGCAGATGAGTGCTGGGATAAAGTTCTTCCACCCAGTCCTATACCCGCTGCTCATAGTCATGCTCGCCGCCATACCTGCTGCGTTCCTTGGCCAGTGGCTTGGCTGGAGAGGCTACTTCGCCCTCCTCGTGACCGTTGGCGCCACAGCTGCTGTACTAGGAGCTGCCGGCTACACCGATAAGATTGACATTGCGCCGCTAAGCCCTGATGCAACCAACGCAATGATGCTGTTCGGGCTCCCATGGGCCGGCACAGCCGCCGCGGCAACAATAACCTATATCGTTATTCGTGCGAAGAAAGGACTACTAATACTCCTAAGGGATCGCTTCAGCGGCTTATCGCTACTCCATCTCGGACTCGCAATAACGGTAATAGGTGTGCTGCTTAGCGGTACATATGCGTTCAACGAGTCCTATATGAAGGAGTACCACATAAAGCCTGGAGACACAATAGTGCTTCCCGGAGGCTTCAAGCTATCCTTCGAGGGATTCAGCTTCGGAATCAGCGACTCGAAGGTAGACATCTACACCAGGTACGTTAACCACACGGCGAGCTACTATTATGGACAAGTCGCACTGTTTACGCTTGCACAAGACTTTGCACGGCTCATACAAGAGTACGAGAACGGTAAGAAGATGTACGAGACAAACACTACTGCCAAGACACTACTTAAGCTAGCACTCAGAGGCACAATTCCTGCACCCGGTACGTTTGTTGCAAGAGGCAGGGCTACTGTAAAGTACATAAACTTTGCAACAAACACGACACTCGTCATAGCCCAGAACGAGCCCGTGGAGATCGAGTTAACCAATATTACTCTTCGACCAATGCTGAACCAGGACAATGGCAGCTTCTACTTATTTATGCCGATACAGGCGGCCGAGCTTAAAGCCGTGTTTGAGAGAAATGTGTCAAACTTCTTGCCAGCCGTACTGGGAGTTCACGATCTCCTAGCATTTAGCTTTACAGAGCCTCTCAGAATAAGTATTGGCAACATAACGCTCATTATAAGTAATGCAACAATTCTATCGGAGCAATTACTGACTGGTGGCAAAGGCGAGCCTCTACACACGTATAACAACACTATTGGGGGTAAGATGGCTATACTTGATACACAGAGCGGTACACTAGAGGTAAATGGCACCAAGATAGCAAGCATTCCCGCAGAGATACCGAGCGGTGTAATAACGTACTATATTGCTGAGTCCACGCCGAGCTACAAGAAGGTCATTGATGCTATTAAGGAGACCGGGCTCTACGACTTACTAAAGGAGCCTGAAAACGTGCTAAAGCTCGCATTCTCGCCCGACTGCCTAAAAACGATCCACTCGGGTGCATCGTTTGCAGCCAATGGGTGCGAAGCCTACGTGAAGGCTCCGAAGCTCGTGCCCGAAACGGCGTGGCTTGATGTCGTGTTTAAGATATCTAGGGGCGGGTCAGAGAAGCTTGTTAAGGAGCGGATAAGGTTCGAGGCCTACGGAGAGATACAGGGTATACATGGCCTAGTCCCAAAGGTTATTCATCCAGGCGAGGGAATAGACGAAGTATACATAGTATTAGAGCCGCCAATGATCAATAGCTTCCTCTACGGCAGCCAAATAGCGTACCACGAACTACTCATTTACTACCTGCACGAAGCCTTCAAGAACCTGACACCGCCGGAGCGACTAGCACTAGCCGCCGTAATGATAGGGGGTTATCAATCCGATCTCCTCGGCAACCTGGGCAACCCACAGCAAGCACAATCAATGCTCGAAGGAAGCCTCGTCGACGTATACTTGTTGGCGTCAAAGTACGACCCCAGGAACTCGACAATACTGAGAGACGGGTTAACAGTAAAAGTAAAGATAGTGCCCGGTGCAAGGCTTGTCTGGCTAGGCCCCGTGCTCATGGCTATATCAGCGCTCTACCTGGCTGGCATGGCGTTGGCGCTGAGGCGTGGAGGACGATGA
- a CDS encoding thioredoxin domain-containing protein codes for MPFRRKSMRLDLKAFQRQKKSGLILIGLVLLAGVIVFGLVAYMNSVSKVYLEVEGNSIPSAAAFDKLISSSKKPVAVMFESPTCPVCKRMYPYWARLEEMSNSLPVSFYHIMYGAQTDPVFRRYSVFDTPTFIVFVNGKVVARHIGAFVADNVTSAMLSWAIGAAGLKQLTPENLAKEGLNVFNNKCSACHGIIPGLDAASLRQWLQNRKTMNDFLANTILQAISQNKTLEEYYGDYSGLQDAILSMRKYVDISAYELDRTSYLLSYISHVLLNRTPPSLNLSKAAQLISANTTSVEGEATPITSRPSRQSVTATSIVGAIAAFVAGFVAAFSPCVLPLLVTQAATMSVSGRRLSAATCGACGLASFAGVIAIGLLFVVAGALAAGVQQVLLPVIALAIIAAGAASMFGVPVELDAMFSLRRGGVIGFCAAYGFLAVQCSLPLVVGSLLLVAGSGAGLSGVLVAASFALGVSIPLAIVLYAVSRLGAGIVNRIMERKKVLDLLGGGVLLASGVYLLLYSLGFV; via the coding sequence TTGCCGTTTCGGCGGAAATCAATGAGGCTTGACTTAAAGGCTTTCCAGAGGCAGAAGAAGAGCGGTTTAATACTGATAGGCCTTGTACTGCTTGCAGGCGTGATTGTGTTCGGGCTAGTAGCTTACATGAACAGCGTCTCGAAGGTGTACTTGGAGGTAGAGGGCAATTCTATTCCCAGCGCTGCTGCCTTCGACAAGCTGATAAGCTCTTCGAAGAAGCCGGTAGCAGTCATGTTTGAGTCGCCTACGTGCCCTGTATGTAAGAGAATGTATCCCTACTGGGCTAGGCTCGAGGAGATGAGCAACAGTCTCCCGGTCTCCTTTTACCACATAATGTACGGTGCTCAAACAGACCCAGTGTTCCGGAGATACAGTGTCTTCGACACACCAACCTTCATCGTATTTGTCAACGGGAAGGTCGTTGCACGCCACATAGGCGCGTTCGTGGCTGATAACGTTACTAGCGCCATGCTTTCATGGGCTATAGGGGCTGCTGGGCTTAAGCAGCTCACCCCCGAGAACCTTGCAAAGGAGGGGCTCAACGTTTTCAACAACAAATGCTCTGCATGCCACGGGATAATACCGGGCCTTGACGCAGCTTCCCTGAGACAGTGGCTACAGAACAGGAAGACTATGAACGACTTCCTCGCAAACACTATACTACAAGCTATTTCCCAGAACAAGACCCTCGAGGAATACTATGGAGACTACAGCGGCCTCCAGGACGCAATATTGTCTATGAGGAAATACGTTGATATTTCTGCCTACGAGCTTGACCGAACCTCGTATCTCCTCTCATACATTTCGCATGTGCTTCTAAACCGGACGCCTCCGAGCCTTAACCTCTCGAAAGCCGCACAGCTTATCAGCGCAAATACTACCAGTGTTGAGGGCGAGGCGACCCCCATAACTAGTAGGCCTTCAAGGCAGAGCGTGACTGCTACAAGCATTGTTGGTGCAATAGCTGCTTTTGTTGCAGGCTTTGTCGCTGCATTCTCTCCCTGCGTCCTGCCGCTTCTCGTCACACAAGCCGCTACAATGAGTGTCAGTGGCAGAAGGCTCAGCGCGGCAACTTGTGGCGCGTGCGGCCTCGCATCATTCGCGGGCGTTATCGCAATTGGCCTGCTCTTCGTTGTTGCGGGAGCACTTGCAGCAGGTGTTCAGCAAGTATTGCTACCCGTGATAGCTCTCGCAATAATTGCCGCCGGCGCTGCAAGCATGTTCGGGGTACCAGTAGAGCTTGATGCCATGTTTAGTCTTCGGAGAGGAGGAGTGATCGGGTTCTGCGCGGCCTACGGCTTCCTAGCAGTACAGTGTAGCCTGCCGCTTGTCGTCGGTTCATTGCTTCTCGTAGCGGGTAGTGGTGCAGGATTGTCTGGCGTGCTTGTTGCCGCGAGCTTTGCTCTCGGCGTAAGCATTCCACTAGCAATAGTCCTTTACGCCGTCTCTAGGCTTGGGGCCGGAATAGTGAACAGGATAATGGAGCGTAAGAAGGTTCTTGACCTGCTCGGCGGAGGAGTTCTCCTCGCATCAGGTGTTTACCTGCTCCTCTACAGCCTTGGATTCGTATAA
- a CDS encoding helix-turn-helix domain-containing protein produces MTNEPLVVYCLHNTQNCPLQNVLAKAMRYAPQDNDGNVFDTILGMTSGIAGRVLRAYHYTEEGFTEVWIRVSGASGLLEAFENKLKQEEGIAFQKIFSNKFNTVYRIIIEKDKCPCIREGRQCPLLRPMPGSMVKTTIITPYGLLCELMVAKSKVISELKQKGCKILLSHEVNGYDYMLTQKQELAILYAYIMGYYQFPRRTSLKELAAKLGLSVSTLAELLRKAEAKVIEAFLRHELPHYLVGLVMNKNVYRDLVESHFGVKNKAEEKSEEKKPVILAETK; encoded by the coding sequence TTGACCAATGAACCCCTAGTCGTATATTGCCTCCATAATACGCAGAACTGCCCACTCCAAAACGTACTAGCGAAGGCTATGAGGTACGCCCCGCAGGACAATGATGGAAACGTCTTTGACACTATTCTCGGAATGACCTCCGGTATCGCTGGTCGGGTGCTCCGTGCATACCACTACACCGAGGAGGGCTTTACCGAGGTCTGGATACGCGTAAGCGGTGCTAGCGGCCTCCTCGAAGCCTTTGAGAACAAGCTAAAACAGGAGGAAGGCATAGCGTTCCAGAAGATCTTTAGCAACAAGTTTAACACGGTATACCGGATAATCATAGAGAAGGATAAGTGTCCATGCATAAGGGAGGGCAGGCAGTGCCCACTGCTTCGCCCGATGCCTGGATCAATGGTAAAGACCACTATTATTACGCCATACGGGCTTCTCTGCGAACTCATGGTTGCAAAGAGCAAGGTAATCTCCGAGCTAAAGCAAAAGGGATGCAAGATACTGTTATCGCATGAGGTTAACGGCTACGACTACATGTTGACGCAGAAGCAAGAACTTGCAATACTATATGCCTACATAATGGGGTACTACCAGTTCCCGCGACGCACCAGCCTAAAAGAGCTTGCTGCAAAGCTCGGCCTCTCAGTATCGACGCTAGCAGAGCTACTACGCAAGGCGGAGGCTAAAGTGATTGAGGCGTTTCTGAGGCATGAGCTGCCACATTATCTCGTCGGCCTAGTAATGAACAAGAACGTGTACCGTGACCTTGTTGAGAGCCACTTCGGCGTAAAGAACAAGGCTGAGGAAAAGAGTGAGGAAAAGAAGCCAGTTATTTTAGCCGAAACAAAGTAG